In Candidatus Hinthialibacter antarcticus, a single window of DNA contains:
- a CDS encoding NAD-dependent epimerase/dehydratase family protein has product MYKGKNILVAGGTGMVGIQLVNLLVEQGANIRIASLDHHSRAHPKAEFMQRDMTVMQNCLDACDGMDYVFNLLGVKGSPAVSTSKPASFFFPTISFSLNLMEAAFRKSVQKYLYTSSIGVYAKSEVFHEDDVWKTYPSDNDRFPGWAKRICELQAETYAIQHGWDQVVIVRPANVYGPYDNFDSENAMVVPSLIRKAMSGMNPMEVWGDGSAIRDLIHARDVARGMLIAFENGMGGVFNLGSGKGVTIKELVEAVVKCMDEPPEIAWDITKPVGDPKKIMDMSRARSIGFEPEISIQDGIRETAQWYQENKDTTDLRYDIFKEAN; this is encoded by the coding sequence ATGTATAAAGGTAAAAATATACTCGTCGCCGGCGGCACCGGCATGGTTGGCATTCAGCTGGTCAATCTGCTGGTAGAGCAGGGCGCCAATATCCGTATCGCGTCGCTGGATCATCATTCCCGCGCACACCCCAAGGCGGAATTCATGCAGCGCGATATGACTGTCATGCAAAACTGCCTCGATGCCTGTGATGGGATGGATTACGTTTTTAATTTACTCGGCGTCAAAGGTTCGCCCGCTGTGTCAACGTCAAAACCTGCGAGTTTTTTCTTTCCGACTATTTCATTCAGTTTGAATTTAATGGAAGCGGCGTTTCGTAAGAGCGTGCAGAAATATCTGTACACAAGTTCAATCGGCGTTTATGCAAAATCAGAGGTTTTCCACGAAGACGACGTATGGAAAACTTATCCATCCGATAATGATCGCTTTCCGGGTTGGGCAAAGCGAATTTGTGAATTACAGGCGGAGACCTACGCCATTCAACACGGATGGGACCAGGTTGTCATCGTACGCCCGGCGAACGTATACGGCCCCTATGACAATTTTGATAGTGAAAACGCCATGGTGGTCCCATCGCTCATTCGTAAGGCCATGTCTGGCATGAACCCGATGGAAGTGTGGGGCGACGGCTCTGCAATTCGCGACCTGATCCACGCCCGCGATGTGGCGCGTGGAATGTTAATCGCATTCGAAAATGGTATGGGCGGCGTCTTCAATCTTGGCAGCGGCAAAGGCGTGACCATAAAAGAACTGGTTGAAGCCGTTGTGAAGTGTATGGATGAGCCTCCCGAGATCGCGTGGGATATCACCAAGCCGGTTGGCGACCCGAAAAAGATCATGGATATGTCGCGCGCCCGTTCTATTGGGTTCGAACCGGAAATTTCAATTCAGGACGGCATTCGCGAAACCGCACAGTGGTATCAGGAAAACAAAGATACGACAGACCTGCGATATGACATTTTTAAGGAAGCAAACTGA
- a CDS encoding putative sugar O-methyltransferase, whose amino-acid sequence MDKACQIAKEFYEKMSKIPYPSGLEPSELWMGVLKTLHIPTINTSQTASQVCDLVTKKDYYSFPTLNTHHLAGSIIDSYVEWFAQNDAPLSSFDITIQESPYTSPEVMMQYQGRNVSTAFMWHLGMAYRIQTKLPKCNSYLEIGSGYGGLARIVKLLQPDVTYYMLDMDISLYFSYVFVSTNFPEAKCLLVDDAEKINQIDESYDFIFIPTQFIDKLKGLRFDVLVNTQSLSEMTQFAYDRFMDFMQEEIQVRYFYNANRYGPHPDGVNLKGRCNDGIGHDGCVCASALDPHWRVLFWELYSDYNLTNLDPRFMMILEIIVERIPKALRNKDYYAVISKQLFNKAQQRMKFDNLTHYYLWDSIRYCPTPENLTYYIQYLEIKGFQQAEHYKRVLGQVRTQNNE is encoded by the coding sequence ATGGATAAGGCGTGTCAAATAGCAAAAGAGTTTTATGAGAAGATGTCAAAAATTCCATATCCCTCAGGATTGGAACCCAGCGAATTATGGATGGGAGTGTTAAAAACACTTCATATACCTACGATCAATACTTCACAAACTGCGAGTCAAGTATGCGATCTAGTTACAAAAAAAGACTACTATTCATTCCCGACTTTAAATACGCATCACCTTGCTGGCTCAATTATTGATTCTTATGTTGAATGGTTTGCCCAAAATGACGCGCCTTTATCTTCTTTCGATATAACAATTCAAGAGTCGCCCTATACTTCTCCTGAAGTCATGATGCAGTACCAAGGCCGAAATGTATCAACAGCATTTATGTGGCATTTGGGTATGGCTTATCGTATTCAAACAAAACTTCCAAAATGCAACTCGTATTTAGAAATCGGAAGCGGGTATGGGGGGTTAGCGCGCATCGTAAAACTCCTGCAGCCTGATGTGACTTATTATATGCTAGATATGGATATCTCTTTGTATTTTTCGTATGTATTTGTTTCAACTAATTTTCCTGAGGCAAAATGCCTTCTTGTCGATGATGCCGAGAAAATAAACCAAATTGATGAAAGTTATGATTTTATATTCATACCAACTCAATTCATCGATAAGCTGAAGGGGCTGCGATTTGACGTGCTTGTCAACACGCAATCTCTTAGCGAAATGACGCAATTTGCTTATGACCGTTTTATGGATTTTATGCAAGAAGAGATTCAAGTACGCTATTTTTATAATGCTAACCGTTACGGGCCGCATCCTGACGGTGTGAATTTGAAAGGCCGATGCAATGACGGGATTGGTCACGATGGCTGCGTTTGTGCAAGCGCCTTAGATCCTCACTGGCGCGTTTTATTTTGGGAGTTGTATAGTGATTACAATTTAACAAACCTTGACCCAAGGTTTATGATGATCTTAGAAATTATTGTCGAACGAATACCCAAAGCCTTACGAAATAAAGACTACTATGCAGTGATTAGCAAACAGCTTTTTAACAAAGCGCAACAACGAATGAAATTTGATAATTTGACCCATTATTATCTTTGGGATTCAATTCGATATTGTCCAACGCCGGAAAATCTAACATATTATATACAATATCTTGAGATAAAAGGTTTTCAACAAGCTGAACACTACAAACGTGTGTTAGGCCAAGTAAGAACACAAAATAATGAATAA
- a CDS encoding FkbM family methyltransferase produces the protein MNNWFDFAAFSQNAFGAAIQQAPLGFIDIGARGGVHPLVEPIAGSTQVLAFEADAEECSRLQKLLHGNTQWAHIDLAPIALGASEADAELHLLSTETNHSLLPPDNEFTHRYNMEKWREIETVPVKTRSLDSIVYGDYPNNQYYGEFIKLDTQGTEYEILLGAERTLRERCVAVVSEVAFFPIYKGQRLFSDVESLLRKQGFSFYGFTDMAYRSKRLIDKTKQKSNERIFYADAVFFKDPLPGGGRRISLNDRQKMVLILCAMLLSYYDFALELLDALEDENHTKKIMKSFILDVCRCDPKELTQQVESLLERMKSNETNAMIELGDFVDKAYSNSNYNEFSPQP, from the coding sequence ATGAATAACTGGTTTGATTTTGCTGCATTTTCTCAAAACGCTTTCGGCGCTGCAATTCAACAGGCTCCGCTTGGCTTTATAGACATCGGCGCCAGGGGCGGAGTGCACCCTTTGGTTGAGCCAATTGCAGGTTCGACTCAAGTTTTAGCGTTTGAGGCCGATGCGGAAGAATGCAGCCGATTACAGAAACTCCTTCACGGAAATACTCAGTGGGCGCACATTGATCTTGCTCCTATTGCTCTTGGCGCAAGCGAGGCTGATGCGGAGTTGCATTTGCTTTCTACAGAAACCAACCACTCACTGTTACCGCCGGACAATGAATTTACGCATCGATACAATATGGAAAAATGGAGAGAGATTGAGACGGTTCCAGTCAAAACGCGAAGTCTCGATTCGATTGTGTATGGAGACTATCCCAACAATCAGTATTATGGAGAATTCATCAAACTCGATACGCAGGGAACGGAGTATGAAATTCTTCTTGGCGCTGAACGGACGTTGCGCGAGCGTTGCGTCGCCGTCGTGTCAGAAGTCGCATTCTTTCCGATATACAAAGGGCAGCGCCTGTTTTCAGATGTTGAATCGTTGCTCAGAAAACAGGGATTCTCGTTTTATGGTTTTACTGATATGGCGTATCGTTCTAAACGCTTAATTGACAAAACAAAACAAAAATCCAATGAACGCATATTTTACGCGGACGCTGTTTTTTTCAAAGATCCGCTGCCAGGAGGAGGTCGCCGGATTTCATTGAATGACCGCCAAAAAATGGTGCTGATTTTATGCGCGATGTTGCTGAGCTATTATGATTTTGCGCTTGAACTATTAGACGCATTGGAAGACGAAAACCATACAAAAAAAATAATGAAATCCTTCATACTTGATGTATGCCGATGCGACCCAAAAGAGTTAACGCAACAGGTCGAATCGCTACTGGAACGAATGAAGAGCAACGAAACCAACGCGATGATCGAATTAGGCGATTTTGTTGATAAAGCATATTCAAATTCTAATTACAATGAATTTTCGCCTCAACCATAA
- a CDS encoding FkbM family methyltransferase, with protein sequence MDIGARGGFEGFLNCFGQDIRKIGFEPDEKECKQLNSNQLQVNERFYPYAIHKDGGIKTFYLTEFGASSGFYKPDPKWVKRISQADQTMTIASEIEMDTVSLDDFCSKNSFPYIDYIKIDTEGCELDILQGAEKMLKNSVLALNLETWIQSIHINQPVFSDIDQYLRSLGFILYEICPYRHARSVLPEISNNPVPGPSRNGQVIWAQSLYMRDIVGDLQEDCEGGRTYTQEQILKMACFMDIFCLNDCAIELMVFAKEKNLIPGINYDGIIDGLAPQISNNTLTYKEYLDMYQRISTMKTQKPLKL encoded by the coding sequence ATGGATATAGGAGCGCGGGGCGGCTTTGAAGGATTTCTCAACTGCTTTGGTCAAGATATCCGAAAAATTGGTTTTGAGCCTGACGAGAAAGAATGCAAGCAGTTAAATTCAAATCAATTGCAAGTGAATGAACGGTTCTATCCTTACGCGATTCACAAAGATGGTGGAATAAAAACTTTTTATCTCACCGAATTTGGCGCCTCAAGCGGATTTTATAAACCGGACCCCAAGTGGGTGAAACGGATCAGCCAGGCGGACCAGACAATGACAATCGCCTCTGAAATTGAAATGGATACGGTTTCGCTTGATGATTTTTGTAGCAAGAATTCCTTCCCCTATATTGATTATATCAAGATTGATACGGAAGGATGCGAACTCGATATCCTGCAAGGCGCCGAAAAAATGCTGAAGAATTCGGTGTTGGCGTTGAACCTTGAAACATGGATTCAATCTATCCATATCAATCAGCCTGTTTTTTCAGATATAGATCAATACTTACGTTCATTGGGTTTCATATTATATGAAATCTGCCCCTACCGACATGCGCGAAGCGTTTTACCTGAGATATCAAATAATCCAGTTCCGGGGCCGTCCAGAAACGGTCAAGTGATTTGGGCGCAGAGTTTGTATATGCGCGATATCGTGGGTGATTTGCAGGAGGACTGTGAAGGGGGGAGAACGTATACTCAGGAACAAATACTAAAAATGGCTTGTTTTATGGATATATTTTGCCTTAATGATTGCGCGATTGAATTAATGGTGTTTGCAAAAGAAAAGAATTTAATTCCCGGAATTAATTATGATGGAATTATTGATGGTCTGGCGCCGCAAATTTCAAATAATACTCTCACATATAAGGAATACCTGGATATGTACCAACGCATCAGTACAATGAAAACTCAAAAACCATTAAAATTGTAA
- a CDS encoding dTDP-4-dehydrorhamnose 3,5-epimerase family protein has product MMIVKKTSLDGVMLIEPPTNFEDFRGEYVEIYNEELFHQAGIDIEFKQDDISISSKHVLRGMHGDQNTWKLVSCLQGKFYLVVVNWDETSPQYRQWESFTLSDKNRLQVLIPPKFGNGHLVLSESAMFHYKQSSYYDRAGQFTILWNDPKLDLWWPIQNPIVSRRDEGLE; this is encoded by the coding sequence ATGATGATAGTCAAAAAAACTTCATTAGATGGCGTAATGCTCATTGAGCCGCCGACGAATTTTGAAGATTTTCGCGGCGAGTATGTTGAAATTTATAATGAAGAATTATTTCACCAAGCGGGAATTGATATTGAATTTAAGCAAGACGACATTTCCATTTCGTCAAAACATGTATTGCGAGGCATGCATGGCGACCAAAATACTTGGAAACTGGTTTCCTGTTTGCAAGGAAAATTCTATCTTGTTGTTGTGAATTGGGATGAAACATCTCCACAATACCGCCAATGGGAGTCATTCACGTTGTCAGACAAAAACCGGTTGCAAGTTTTGATCCCACCAAAATTCGGCAACGGCCATCTGGTATTAAGCGAATCCGCTATGTTTCACTATAAACAATCTTCCTATTATGACCGCGCAGGCCAATTTACAATACTCTGGAACGACCCCAAACTTGATCTCTGGTGGCCAATTCAAAACCCCATCGTTTCCCGTCGCGACGAAGGGTTGGAATAA
- a CDS encoding glycosyltransferase, producing the protein MRSISEIQSELQALCAASAGPFGVPAGHLTAISQRIVYALENQGRVVLLGDKRMGAMPDVMAGRIRSISGFPKNAGPLVAVSSAPDERIATYTLGRAGRSNDICLAIADNLKSSEFVNTLRTAHKKQIAVACFTRSPMEFADLPVKMIALPGDVCLDEWAIQLANYLGKLFQLLFPHGAEEIHQMSLGWNAALEESKQINLQRSADAPKVSIVLPTRNRFETVKRCIEVLIKNASVPFEIIVMDDSSDGSDKELQTLFEATPHVFLLHGEERRGLLPSVNLGLVLSNGEYVVGLTDDVDVYKGWEIAMIRLLENEPECGAATPLILEADGTIQSMGVIDGVRSLKYPELPTVYGAKGWIGRGRTPEQCPETRWVRECDYGCISFMRRELMNQMGGFETRYEKYCTDTDLGMRLRLNGYKVLYCPQSVMIHHQLSRDVQDKTNDQIKKDQKIFHDKWGIYTVPQ; encoded by the coding sequence ATGCGATCAATTTCTGAAATTCAAAGCGAATTGCAGGCGCTGTGCGCCGCATCTGCAGGGCCTTTTGGCGTTCCTGCTGGCCATTTGACGGCCATTTCTCAACGCATCGTCTACGCGCTTGAAAATCAGGGGCGCGTTGTTTTACTCGGCGATAAAAGAATGGGCGCCATGCCTGACGTGATGGCGGGCCGTATACGATCAATCAGCGGCTTTCCAAAGAACGCAGGCCCGCTTGTCGCCGTCTCATCCGCTCCCGATGAACGCATTGCAACTTACACGCTGGGCCGCGCCGGGCGGAGCAACGATATCTGTCTGGCGATTGCCGATAACTTAAAATCCTCTGAGTTTGTAAATACGCTGAGGACCGCCCATAAAAAACAAATCGCCGTTGCTTGTTTTACCCGCTCGCCAATGGAGTTTGCTGACCTCCCCGTTAAGATGATTGCGCTCCCCGGCGATGTTTGTCTTGACGAATGGGCAATTCAGTTGGCCAATTATCTAGGTAAATTATTTCAATTGCTGTTTCCTCACGGCGCAGAAGAAATTCATCAAATGTCTTTAGGCTGGAATGCAGCGCTCGAAGAAAGTAAACAAATTAACCTGCAGCGCAGCGCCGATGCGCCTAAAGTTTCAATAGTCTTGCCAACGCGCAACCGGTTTGAAACGGTGAAGCGGTGTATTGAAGTTTTGATCAAAAACGCTTCGGTTCCATTCGAAATCATAGTAATGGATGATAGTTCTGATGGCAGTGATAAGGAATTACAAACCCTGTTTGAAGCAACCCCACATGTCTTTTTGCTTCATGGAGAAGAGCGGCGCGGTTTGCTGCCTAGCGTCAATCTGGGACTCGTATTAAGCAATGGCGAGTATGTCGTGGGGCTGACTGATGATGTGGATGTATACAAAGGCTGGGAGATCGCGATGATTCGCTTATTAGAAAATGAGCCAGAATGCGGCGCCGCAACGCCTTTGATATTGGAAGCAGATGGTACGATACAGTCGATGGGCGTCATTGACGGCGTACGCAGTTTGAAATATCCCGAATTACCCACCGTCTACGGCGCCAAGGGGTGGATCGGGCGAGGCCGTACGCCGGAACAATGCCCGGAAACTCGCTGGGTGCGTGAATGCGACTATGGCTGCATTAGTTTTATGCGGCGTGAATTGATGAATCAGATGGGCGGTTTTGAAACGAGGTATGAGAAATATTGTACGGATACGGACTTGGGAATGCGTTTGCGGTTGAATGGATATAAAGTTTTATATTGTCCGCAAAGCGTGATGATCCATCATCAATTAAGCCGTGATGTACAAGACAAAACCAACGATCAAATCAAAAAAGACCAAAAAATATTTCATGATAAATGGGGCATTTATACCGTGCCGCAGTGA